Genomic DNA from Fimbriimonas ginsengisoli Gsoil 348:
ACCATTGAACGACCGGATGATCACCGGCCAGCAGACCTACGCGACGCTGGACGAGAGCATCGGGTCGCTCATTCTGAATCAGAAGCGTCACAAGAGGGCCTGGTGGATCTTCTTCGTGGTCGGCCTCTTGGGCACCGGCTTGCTTGCCACGTCGATCACCTGGCTCGTTTATAAGGGAATCGGCATCTGGGGCAACAATGTCCCGGTCGGCTGGGCGTTCGACATCGTCAACTTCGTCTGGTGGATCGGTATCGGCCACGCGGGAACGCTGATTTCGGCGATTCTGCTCTTGCTCCAACAGACTTGGCGTAACTCGATCAACCGCTTCGCGGAAGCGATGACGATCTTTGCGGTCATGTGCGCCGCCATGTTCCCATTGCTGCACACCGGACGTCCATGGGTCGCCATCTACTGGCTCTTCCCGTACCCGAACATCATGGCGCTCTGGCCGCAGTTCCGGTCGGCGCTCATGTGGGACGTTTTCGCGGTCTCCACGTACTTCACGGTTTCGCTTCTCTTCTGGTACATCGGCCTCATCCCCGACTTCGCCACCCTTCGAGATAAGTCGAAGAAGAAGTGGATGAAGGTGCTGTTCGCGCTTCTCTGCTTTGGCTGGCGTGGCAGCAACCGTCACTGGCACCGATACGAGCAGGCGTACCTGATCCTCGCGGGTCTCTCGACGCCGCTGGTTCTGTCGGTCCACTCGATCGTGTCCTTCGACTTTGCGATCTCACAGGTGCCGGGATGGAACGTCACGATCTTCCCGCCGTACTTCGTCGCGGGCGCCGTCTTTGCCGGCTTTGCGATGGTTCTGACCTTCCTGATCCCGGTTCGTAAGGCTTACAAACTCGAGAATCTGGTGACGATGCGCCACATCGACTGGATGGCGAAGATCACCCTCGCCACCGGCCTCATCGTTTTCTACGGCTATATCCTGGAAGTCTTCTACGCCTGGTACAGCGGCAACCCGAACGAGTGGGACATGACGTTCAACCGGCGCTTTACCGGTCCCTACTCCTGGGCCTACTTCTTGCTGATCTTCTGCAACGGAATCCTGCCGCAAGTTCTCTGGTTCCCGAAGCTTCGGACCAATCTGAACTTCCTCTGGGTTGTCTGTCAGTTCGTCGGTCTCGGTATGTGGCTGGAGCGGTTCGTCATCATCCCGATGTCGCTCACGGCCGAATACCTGCCGTCGATGAACAAGATGTACTACCCAACCCCTTGGGACTTCGCCATGTTCGGCGGCACGATCGGGTTCTTCATCTTCTTGATGTTCCTC
This window encodes:
- the nrfD gene encoding NrfD/PsrC family molybdoenzyme membrane anchor subunit; this encodes MAIREPLNDRMITGQQTYATLDESIGSLILNQKRHKRAWWIFFVVGLLGTGLLATSITWLVYKGIGIWGNNVPVGWAFDIVNFVWWIGIGHAGTLISAILLLLQQTWRNSINRFAEAMTIFAVMCAAMFPLLHTGRPWVAIYWLFPYPNIMALWPQFRSALMWDVFAVSTYFTVSLLFWYIGLIPDFATLRDKSKKKWMKVLFALLCFGWRGSNRHWHRYEQAYLILAGLSTPLVLSVHSIVSFDFAISQVPGWNVTIFPPYFVAGAVFAGFAMVLTFLIPVRKAYKLENLVTMRHIDWMAKITLATGLIVFYGYILEVFYAWYSGNPNEWDMTFNRRFTGPYSWAYFLLIFCNGILPQVLWFPKLRTNLNFLWVVCQFVGLGMWLERFVIIPMSLTAEYLPSMNKMYYPTPWDFAMFGGTIGFFIFLMFLFIRFMPVINIFEMKVLLFNLLGHKDSPNGEVVAATEASH